One genomic segment of Cardinium endosymbiont of Philonthus spinipes includes these proteins:
- a CDS encoding HD domain-containing protein — protein MGIDCLIIIVFLVITLALGLYCSKSVATFKHYAVGNKQMPTVVLTASLIATVYGGGFLTTRLNAYYYNGLYTLVRDLVLPIGFYLISRFLIVRMRPFIGHLSVAESMGILYGQTIRIITAFFGILMAIAIVSIQFKVGLSISHIIFPDVENIPILWAIILSLIVITYSSFGGAKPVAFTDVCQFLLFFVCFPVVILILLHYTYHPWDNCKALMQIPKFNPIEVCTWNNVLHTITAYAALMLFPMNPALIQRIYMSSSLQQAARVFRNTAVIRIIFSLLAFSVAIMLHIGGHTPIQGQHVLDYVIHLDYFPGIKGLLVSSIIALLMSTADSDLHVASVLCTNDLFPFLLKKFSIFRTPSLKIARISAVTIGIVSIFIAFYATSILQLLNKSALFYTTVITVPFILPCFGFKPCTVNVLCSMAISTTLIAYIIFVKEQVIEQSDILKFVVMSTCISFALHYLLPKKPNTGWIGIPDYSPVILQNQETKRWWLRKIQYIQSVFTISYWSDIFPKQTSIFISFGIYLTIYSSISLLCIQKIYLDSYIYWYITVMAIGTIIALYPAMHIYQKEGNSLLYGLWPILLYVALFISGIVYMKLSCFTPISCALFIVNVGLSSLLLPYTIIIAMISVTLLIYKWMPPHVALMNYKGLVTTEIMVGLTILLSCLVYRYIRIKFNKQLQIIALDRHYEQKYALASLHNQANWNRLDPTYNGKIVQDIADTLDTSVDKLQIEKHREKLYTLSRFLLQRAKEERTFTLDPKAIQQVKIDSLILQSYESIKGLGKPIQLLLKNKTIEKYLLTEPAILERLFTINFWNICRSKKATEDIITLTITNTLVSYPYYTRNDHEKQLIPPILPALAFSISTETDSPEILPTYEITDKIPLGYLPKTINNLYQEESRQIVQAHGGYMQTIETATSLTCLYILPVDGKKVMQFKRYHTNDLSNKVAETDESLAQEKALISLLISKTTLTEQKIQETISFIKKAHGTTIRKSGDPYYTHPMEVAKIVLEATKNANTILAALLHDVVEDTMVTLEQIELQYGPDIAYVVDMVTHYNTHGYRWKLDNSDNQVILNKCKDIRVVQIKLADRLHNLRTINVRKPEEQKRIAKDTMEFYIPWARKNNVLTWLTEMEDICEQILNVNTM, from the coding sequence ATGGGTATAGACTGCTTAATCATAATAGTATTCTTAGTAATTACACTGGCACTAGGTTTATACTGTAGCAAGTCAGTTGCTACATTCAAACACTATGCAGTTGGTAATAAACAAATGCCGACAGTTGTGTTAACCGCTTCCTTAATAGCCACTGTTTATGGCGGTGGTTTTTTAACAACCAGACTAAATGCTTACTACTATAATGGTTTGTATACGTTAGTTAGGGATTTAGTCCTTCCCATAGGTTTTTACTTAATCTCTCGATTTCTTATTGTAAGAATGAGGCCCTTTATAGGACACCTTTCGGTAGCTGAGTCTATGGGAATACTATACGGCCAAACCATTCGAATCATAACCGCTTTCTTTGGAATCCTAATGGCCATTGCTATAGTTTCTATTCAGTTTAAAGTTGGCCTTAGTATATCCCATATTATATTTCCTGACGTAGAAAATATACCCATCCTATGGGCAATCATTTTATCTTTAATTGTTATTACCTATTCCTCTTTTGGAGGTGCTAAACCTGTAGCGTTTACAGATGTATGTCAATTTTTATTATTTTTTGTTTGTTTTCCAGTCGTCATTCTTATACTTCTACATTACACCTATCATCCATGGGATAATTGTAAGGCATTGATGCAAATACCGAAATTTAATCCGATAGAGGTTTGTACATGGAATAATGTTTTGCACACAATTACTGCTTACGCTGCTTTGATGCTATTTCCTATGAATCCAGCTCTTATTCAGCGCATCTATATGTCTTCTTCCCTACAACAAGCAGCTAGAGTATTTCGTAATACTGCTGTTATACGTATTATTTTTTCCTTACTTGCTTTTTCTGTTGCAATAATGCTGCATATAGGTGGGCATACCCCCATACAAGGCCAACATGTACTGGACTATGTTATACATCTTGACTATTTTCCTGGTATTAAAGGGTTATTGGTATCAAGCATTATTGCTTTATTGATGTCCACTGCTGATTCTGACTTACATGTTGCATCTGTGTTATGTACTAATGATCTATTTCCATTTCTATTGAAAAAATTTTCTATATTTCGTACACCCTCTCTTAAAATAGCACGTATAAGTGCTGTAACTATAGGTATAGTTAGCATATTTATTGCATTTTATGCGACGAGCATTCTACAATTGTTGAATAAATCTGCTCTATTTTATACCACTGTTATTACCGTTCCGTTTATTCTACCCTGTTTTGGTTTTAAGCCTTGTACTGTGAATGTTTTATGTAGTATGGCCATTAGTACCACACTAATAGCTTATATCATATTTGTAAAGGAGCAAGTTATAGAACAAAGCGATATATTGAAATTCGTTGTAATGAGTACTTGTATCTCATTTGCTCTACATTATCTTCTACCTAAAAAACCTAATACAGGATGGATAGGTATTCCAGATTATAGTCCTGTAATACTACAAAATCAAGAGACGAAACGTTGGTGGTTAAGAAAAATACAGTATATACAATCTGTTTTTACAATATCTTATTGGTCTGATATTTTCCCTAAACAAACTTCTATTTTTATTTCATTTGGTATTTATCTTACTATATATAGCTCTATATCCCTATTATGTATACAAAAAATCTATCTCGATTCCTACATCTACTGGTACATAACTGTTATGGCTATAGGAACAATTATAGCCTTATATCCTGCTATGCACATTTATCAGAAAGAAGGTAATAGTCTACTGTATGGATTGTGGCCTATACTATTATATGTAGCCCTTTTTATTTCTGGTATCGTATATATGAAATTAAGTTGTTTTACACCTATTTCCTGCGCATTGTTTATAGTAAACGTAGGCCTAAGTAGCTTATTATTGCCATATACTATAATAATAGCGATGATATCTGTCACATTATTGATATATAAATGGATGCCTCCTCATGTAGCCCTTATGAACTATAAAGGACTGGTAACTACAGAAATAATGGTAGGGTTAACTATCCTACTCAGTTGCTTAGTGTATCGATATATAAGGATCAAGTTTAATAAACAATTACAAATTATAGCGTTAGATAGACACTATGAACAAAAGTACGCGCTAGCCTCTCTACATAATCAAGCCAATTGGAATCGATTAGATCCTACTTATAACGGGAAAATAGTACAAGATATAGCCGATACGTTGGATACTAGTGTAGATAAGCTACAGATAGAAAAACATAGGGAAAAGCTATATACCTTGTCTAGATTCCTACTACAAAGAGCTAAGGAAGAGCGTACCTTTACCTTAGATCCAAAAGCTATTCAACAAGTTAAAATAGACTCCCTGATCCTACAATCTTATGAATCTATCAAAGGACTAGGTAAACCCATACAACTGCTTTTAAAAAATAAAACCATAGAAAAATATTTATTAACAGAACCAGCTATTTTGGAAAGACTATTTACTATAAACTTTTGGAATATTTGCAGAAGCAAGAAGGCAACAGAAGATATCATTACCCTAACAATTACAAATACATTGGTGTCTTACCCATACTATACTCGCAATGATCATGAAAAACAATTAATACCTCCTATATTGCCTGCACTCGCCTTCTCTATATCTACCGAAACAGACAGCCCAGAAATATTACCTACCTATGAAATTACCGATAAAATTCCTTTAGGTTACTTACCTAAAACCATTAATAATTTATATCAAGAAGAAAGTAGACAAATTGTACAAGCCCATGGAGGATATATGCAAACCATAGAAACAGCAACTAGTTTAACCTGCCTTTACATATTACCTGTTGATGGTAAAAAAGTTATGCAGTTTAAGCGATATCATACAAATGATTTATCTAATAAGGTAGCAGAAACTGATGAAAGTTTGGCACAAGAAAAAGCGCTCATTAGTCTATTGATAAGCAAAACAACCTTAACTGAGCAAAAGATACAAGAGACCATTAGCTTTATTAAGAAAGCTCATGGCACTACTATACGTAAGTCAGGTGACCCTTACTATACCCATCCTATGGAAGTAGCTAAGATCGTATTAGAGGCTACAAAGAATGCCAATACTATTTTGGCTGCTCTATTGCATGATGTAGTAGAGGATACAATGGTCACATTAGAGCAAATAGAACTACAATATGGTCCAGATATAGCTTATGTAGTAGATATGGTTACACATTATAATACCCATGGTTACCGATGGAAATTAGATAATTCAGACAATCAAGTTATATTGAATAAATGTAAGGATATTCGTGTCGTTCAGATTAAACTAGCTGATAGGCTGCATAATCTAAGAACCATAAATGTACGTAAGCCAGAAGAACAAAAAAGAATTGCTAAAGATACTATGGAATTTTATATTCCATGGGCTAGAAAAAATAATGTTTTAACCTGGTTAACAGAAATGGAAGATATATGTGAGCAGATTTTAAATGTTAATACTATGTAA
- a CDS encoding NUDIX hydrolase gives MKDYTLRVTARALIVKNSQLLLVSNDYKIWHTPGGHLEPSEMLPDCMVREVKEETGLDVQPIQIVYVADFFDKKYNIHKVEVYFAAKTCVNELPKDWLDQDGPVKTAQFFDVEALKDMHVIPAFLKTGKWLNSDLDVYQRSERGSLVV, from the coding sequence ATGAAAGATTATACTTTACGAGTAACAGCTAGGGCGCTAATAGTAAAAAATAGTCAGTTGTTGCTTGTTAGCAATGATTATAAAATTTGGCATACACCTGGTGGACACTTAGAACCAAGTGAAATGCTTCCAGATTGCATGGTAAGAGAAGTAAAGGAAGAAACTGGCCTTGATGTTCAACCAATTCAAATTGTCTATGTTGCAGATTTTTTTGATAAAAAGTATAATATACATAAGGTAGAGGTCTATTTTGCTGCCAAAACATGTGTAAATGAGCTTCCTAAAGATTGGTTAGACCAAGATGGCCCGGTTAAAACTGCTCAATTTTTTGATGTTGAAGCCTTAAAAGATATGCATGTTATACCAGCCTTTTTAAAAACAGGGAAATGGTTAAATTCTGATCTTGATGTTTATCAAAGATCAGAGCGTGGCTCTCTAGTAGTTTAA
- a CDS encoding type II toxin-antitoxin system VapC family toxin: protein MGVKYLWDTNTVIYYLQKQFPEIVRNYIHGLLKSGFPTISVVTELELLCWKTDSSDGTKVLNKFLNKAPIIELEQPIKLKTVEIRKEIKIKLPDAIIAATAMVHKLTLITRNAKDFDSMHELKIINPWDIDNYK, encoded by the coding sequence ATGGGAGTAAAATATTTATGGGACACTAATACGGTCATTTATTACTTACAAAAACAATTTCCAGAGATTGTACGGAATTATATACATGGATTGCTAAAATCAGGTTTCCCGACAATATCAGTGGTTACAGAGCTAGAGTTATTGTGTTGGAAAACAGATAGTTCGGATGGAACAAAGGTATTGAATAAATTTCTTAATAAGGCTCCAATTATTGAGCTAGAACAGCCCATAAAGCTTAAAACAGTTGAAATCAGGAAAGAAATAAAGATTAAACTTCCTGATGCTATTATAGCAGCTACAGCTATGGTACATAAGTTAACCTTGATTACACGTAATGCTAAGGATTTTGATAGTATGCATGAGTTAAAGATCATTAATCCTTGGGATATAGATAACTATAAGTAG
- a CDS encoding RNA methyltransferase has product MYPTLSKKKATCIRQLALKKYRLEQAAFVLEGKKSIQALLSARYAIKCIVGTSSFFVANQDIVASIRKETEVFETKKEVLSGLGSFVHNHEVLAVAAIPSATEPSISPVDITLALDGIQDPGNLGTIIRIADWYGIATILCSQTTVELYNPKVLQASMGSFAKVNLHYVDLPRYLEGLKLPILGATLDGQPVHDFAFPGHGVLVIGNESHGIQPAVKAILTEAIAIPRYGQANSLNAATATAILCDNWKRFCCPASGR; this is encoded by the coding sequence ATGTATCCTACGTTAAGCAAAAAAAAGGCCACATGCATTCGTCAGTTGGCACTTAAAAAATACCGCTTAGAGCAGGCTGCTTTTGTTTTAGAGGGAAAAAAAAGTATCCAAGCATTGCTCAGTGCCCGTTATGCTATAAAATGCATCGTAGGCACTTCTTCTTTTTTTGTAGCAAATCAGGATATTGTTGCTTCTATTCGTAAAGAAACGGAGGTATTTGAAACTAAAAAAGAGGTTCTTTCTGGTTTAGGTTCCTTTGTACACAACCATGAAGTGCTAGCAGTAGCGGCTATACCCAGCGCCACTGAGCCATCTATATCACCTGTTGACATCACTCTAGCATTAGATGGCATTCAGGATCCTGGTAATTTAGGTACTATTATTCGTATAGCAGATTGGTATGGCATAGCCACCATACTCTGTTCTCAAACCACTGTAGAGTTATATAATCCAAAGGTGCTACAAGCGAGTATGGGTTCTTTTGCAAAGGTCAACTTGCATTATGTAGACTTGCCACGTTATTTAGAGGGGCTGAAACTACCTATTTTAGGTGCTACATTAGATGGTCAGCCTGTGCATGATTTTGCCTTTCCAGGCCATGGTGTATTGGTTATTGGGAATGAATCCCATGGAATTCAGCCAGCTGTAAAGGCAATCCTTACTGAGGCTATTGCGATTCCTAGATATGGCCAGGCCAATTCCTTAAATGCAGCCACGGCTACCGCCATTTTATGTGACAATTGGAAACGGTTTTGCTGCCCCGCTTCTGGCCGCTGA
- a CDS encoding TolC family protein has product MLMIKNLVLRLSLMASITLFAYNKIQAKETPISLQEAIQMALKDNVPIQIAAKTKKQAILSNRIDTFRIWAPRATFMVSSENIWQSGIKGSSQEGNAEGPTLQLYIHSMPFFTLKWEFSSLCDKIFQTKIHCQSNCIHQLVAKKSVEKELQQVITAYYELALAQKKWELSNNLLKLATARLKVEEEKLKIGRISKIDCLDAQLALKQVKLSLLERQEALKGKRRNLNLILGKPIHTETLVQSTISVQPIWDMKAVTKDKVVDLDESIHKKRVDIAKTEVSRAKAYPLSCISLSGGFRSNGYRYDLGEGALHLYDKSMQWRGSIGMSIDILTFLLMPAKVQKARIALDHATFALQQQQSAVEGRLEDKTWQYRHALDAHKVAEEQLKINKQKLAFIREKYRLKQVKLLELHEAEEATQKAEIGVVEHAFKVKQAEFELYRLAGMFHEKLL; this is encoded by the coding sequence ATGTTAATGATTAAAAACTTGGTGTTACGTTTGAGCCTGATGGCTAGTATAACACTTTTTGCTTACAATAAAATCCAAGCCAAAGAAACGCCCATTAGTTTACAAGAAGCCATACAGATGGCACTAAAAGATAATGTACCTATTCAGATTGCTGCAAAGACTAAAAAGCAAGCAATCCTATCTAATAGAATAGACACTTTTCGCATATGGGCTCCTCGAGCTACCTTTATGGTTTCTAGTGAAAATATTTGGCAATCAGGTATTAAAGGATCTTCTCAAGAAGGTAACGCGGAAGGACCGACCCTACAACTGTACATTCACTCTATGCCTTTTTTTACATTAAAATGGGAGTTCTCATCACTATGTGATAAAATTTTTCAGACGAAAATTCATTGTCAAAGTAATTGTATACATCAGCTCGTTGCAAAAAAATCGGTAGAAAAGGAGTTGCAGCAAGTCATTACTGCTTATTATGAACTAGCATTGGCGCAAAAAAAATGGGAATTATCCAATAATTTACTCAAGCTTGCCACAGCCAGGTTAAAGGTAGAGGAGGAGAAGTTAAAGATAGGCCGCATTTCCAAAATAGATTGTTTAGATGCGCAGCTGGCCTTAAAGCAGGTAAAGTTAAGTTTATTGGAGCGTCAGGAAGCCTTGAAAGGCAAACGTCGCAATTTAAACTTAATACTTGGTAAACCCATTCATACAGAAACATTGGTTCAATCCACTATTTCTGTACAGCCTATATGGGATATGAAAGCGGTTACAAAGGATAAAGTGGTTGATTTGGACGAATCCATACACAAAAAGCGGGTAGACATAGCCAAAACCGAGGTAAGTAGGGCTAAGGCCTATCCACTTTCTTGTATCAGCCTATCAGGTGGGTTTCGTTCCAATGGTTATCGATATGATTTAGGTGAGGGAGCATTGCATCTGTATGATAAGTCTATGCAGTGGCGAGGGAGCATTGGCATGAGTATAGATATCCTTACCTTCCTGCTAATGCCTGCAAAGGTTCAAAAGGCTAGGATTGCATTAGATCATGCAACCTTTGCATTGCAGCAACAACAATCAGCAGTAGAGGGTCGTTTAGAAGATAAAACATGGCAATACCGCCATGCCTTAGATGCGCATAAGGTGGCAGAAGAGCAACTGAAAATAAATAAACAAAAACTGGCTTTTATAAGAGAAAAGTACCGTCTCAAGCAAGTAAAGCTACTGGAACTACATGAAGCAGAAGAAGCTACTCAAAAAGCAGAAATCGGTGTAGTAGAACATGCTTTTAAGGTAAAGCAAGCAGAATTTGAACTCTATCGACTAGCTGGCATGTTTCACGAAAAGCTATTGTAG
- a CDS encoding ABC transporter ATP-binding protein, whose translation MIQIQDLYKSYQNGTVTREVLRGINFHLEKGDLVALMGQSGAGKSTLLNIIGILDDYDRGNYYLNGVHVKNLSNQKASKYRSQLIGFIFQRFHLIPFKTALENVALPLYYQGIDRDECCKRALAMLDKVGLSAYVRHRPSSLSGGQQQRVAIARALVTAPPLILADEPTGSLDSSTAHEIMALLKEMNREGNTILIVTHSVQVARQCNNIQEIVDGKIV comes from the coding sequence ATGATTCAGATTCAGGACTTATATAAATCCTATCAAAACGGCACGGTTACTAGAGAAGTACTTAGGGGGATCAATTTTCATCTTGAAAAAGGAGATCTTGTTGCCTTAATGGGGCAATCTGGTGCTGGTAAGTCTACGTTGTTGAATATTATTGGTATACTAGATGATTATGACCGTGGGAACTATTACCTGAATGGGGTCCATGTAAAAAATCTTTCTAACCAAAAAGCCAGTAAATATAGAAGTCAGTTAATAGGGTTTATCTTTCAGCGGTTTCATTTAATTCCCTTTAAAACGGCTTTAGAAAATGTGGCCTTGCCCCTCTATTACCAAGGAATAGACAGAGACGAGTGTTGCAAACGTGCCTTGGCCATGCTTGATAAAGTTGGATTGTCTGCATATGTTCGTCACAGACCGAGCTCCCTTTCAGGTGGGCAGCAGCAAAGAGTGGCTATTGCACGCGCATTGGTAACAGCGCCTCCTTTAATTTTAGCAGATGAGCCAACCGGCTCCTTAGATAGTAGTACGGCCCATGAAATCATGGCCCTACTTAAGGAAATGAATAGAGAGGGGAATACCATTCTTATCGTAACACACTCTGTTCAGGTAGCACGGCAATGCAATAATATTCAAGAAATTGTAGATGGAAAAATTGTCTAA
- a CDS encoding efflux RND transporter periplasmic adaptor subunit, whose amino-acid sequence MRIITKLILTTGILTGGVFAYAKLYKDQWNKLDQLAFWRSVDQVVVPTTQPTCRTIVRKKVFSGSLIPHKEIKLEAHVTGIIDKLFVRVGDYIQQGAAVARIKIQPKPQQVQVAASKLRLATIDRNQARAKYLRNKQLFSKKMLAKEAYEASLAEWEQSKEKVVAAQKELEISQRGYTTTKGAAANVVKATTKGTILDLPVKEGSMVQAVSERASGATVAVIGDMDQFLFSAKVSELDVVHLTKGMTFTASLNALNEEKLQVTLTKISPKASEEALKKGETKFEIEGVIRKPKKSKVTLRAGYIALAEVILEQANDVLAIPERMVHMEGATYFVKCLHEGKVVKKNVVLGLSDGIYVEVKEGLTEADHLIVET is encoded by the coding sequence ATGCGTATAATAACCAAATTGATTTTAACCACTGGTATCCTCACTGGAGGGGTTTTTGCTTATGCCAAACTATATAAAGACCAATGGAACAAGTTAGATCAACTAGCCTTTTGGAGGAGCGTAGATCAGGTAGTTGTTCCAACCACACAGCCTACTTGTAGAACCATTGTTCGAAAAAAAGTGTTTTCTGGTAGCCTTATACCCCATAAAGAAATTAAGCTAGAGGCGCATGTTACCGGTATTATAGACAAACTATTTGTACGGGTAGGGGATTATATACAGCAAGGTGCAGCTGTTGCCCGTATTAAAATACAACCTAAGCCACAACAAGTTCAGGTTGCAGCAAGCAAGTTGCGTTTGGCTACTATTGATCGGAATCAAGCCAGAGCCAAATACTTAAGAAACAAGCAACTTTTTAGTAAAAAGATGTTGGCTAAAGAAGCCTATGAAGCCTCTTTAGCAGAGTGGGAGCAAAGCAAAGAAAAAGTTGTTGCAGCTCAGAAGGAGTTAGAAATCAGTCAGCGTGGCTATACTACCACAAAAGGAGCAGCTGCCAATGTTGTGAAAGCTACTACGAAAGGGACCATCTTAGACCTGCCAGTTAAAGAGGGCAGTATGGTGCAGGCAGTGAGCGAAAGGGCTTCTGGAGCCACAGTAGCCGTGATTGGAGATATGGATCAGTTTTTATTTTCCGCGAAGGTAAGTGAATTAGATGTAGTCCATCTCACCAAAGGTATGACCTTTACAGCCTCCTTAAATGCTTTAAATGAGGAAAAACTCCAAGTTACTTTAACCAAAATTTCACCAAAAGCCAGTGAAGAAGCATTAAAAAAAGGAGAAACCAAATTTGAAATAGAAGGGGTTATACGAAAACCTAAAAAGTCAAAGGTTACTTTACGCGCAGGCTATATAGCCCTTGCAGAGGTAATTTTAGAGCAAGCAAACGATGTGTTGGCTATTCCAGAGCGCATGGTTCACATGGAAGGCGCTACCTATTTCGTAAAATGTTTGCATGAAGGTAAAGTAGTTAAAAAAAATGTGGTGTTGGGGTTATCAGATGGCATTTATGTAGAAGTAAAGGAAGGGCTTACGGAAGCCGACCACTTAATTGTAGAAACGTAG
- a CDS encoding ABC transporter permease: MFGYQLFLEALDSLKAHKMRTVFTGFGVMWAMLILVLLQGAGTGLYNGMVTRFQRYSDRLLYIYAGYRLTDQMHLTEALTDDLASNLNVFEHIMPVFRTNSSVAYGQNLYKSPILGVRIGYEKMKYLELVAGRFFSERDVVQRLPVCILGLKMKTDLFDRQEAVGQFITIDGTVLAVIGVLEATAGIDDDKVIIPSSLFKALFPNHAEQVDSVIATLAPKQNPLQVEKKVRAYLARRLHFDAEDRQAVYIHSLSKRARSFQLLFIMMQAFIWLVSFCFLVSGVVGVGNMMLVVVKERTQELAIRKVVGAKSSHIIGLILFESVAINLISGILGLGAGITILRWVNNYLLPIIEKYGIARFEFQFPGYALVVLVCSGCLAGMIPVKRALSIRPVDALNNE; encoded by the coding sequence ATGTTTGGATATCAGTTGTTTTTAGAGGCTCTTGATAGTTTAAAAGCCCATAAAATGCGGACTGTTTTTACCGGGTTTGGTGTGATGTGGGCAATGTTGATCTTGGTGCTTTTACAAGGGGCAGGCACTGGACTTTATAATGGTATGGTTACAAGATTTCAGCGCTATAGTGACCGTTTGTTGTACATTTATGCAGGTTACAGGCTAACAGATCAAATGCATTTGACAGAAGCATTAACAGATGACCTTGCCAGTAATTTGAATGTTTTTGAGCACATCATGCCTGTCTTTCGCACTAATAGTTCTGTTGCTTACGGGCAAAACCTATATAAAAGCCCTATATTAGGTGTACGTATTGGGTATGAAAAGATGAAATACTTGGAGCTTGTGGCGGGGCGTTTTTTCTCCGAACGTGATGTAGTCCAAAGGCTACCAGTTTGTATCCTAGGCTTGAAAATGAAAACTGACCTATTTGATAGACAGGAAGCGGTTGGGCAGTTCATTACCATAGATGGCACTGTTCTTGCGGTGATTGGTGTATTAGAGGCAACAGCTGGAATAGATGATGATAAAGTCATTATTCCAAGCAGTTTATTTAAAGCATTGTTCCCCAACCATGCAGAGCAGGTTGATTCTGTCATTGCTACCTTAGCGCCCAAACAAAATCCGCTACAGGTAGAAAAAAAAGTGCGCGCCTATTTGGCCAGGCGGCTCCATTTTGATGCGGAAGATAGGCAGGCAGTGTATATACATAGTTTATCTAAACGGGCTCGATCTTTTCAACTATTGTTTATCATGATGCAGGCATTTATTTGGCTGGTTAGCTTCTGTTTTTTGGTTAGTGGCGTAGTGGGGGTAGGCAACATGATGTTAGTGGTCGTGAAAGAACGTACACAAGAACTGGCTATTCGTAAGGTAGTTGGAGCTAAGTCCAGCCATATTATCGGTTTAATTTTATTCGAATCGGTTGCCATTAACTTGATTTCTGGTATCTTAGGTTTGGGAGCGGGCATCACCATCCTTCGATGGGTAAATAACTATCTGTTGCCTATTATTGAAAAATATGGTATTGCTCGTTTTGAATTTCAATTTCCTGGATATGCCTTAGTCGTTTTGGTGTGTTCTGGTTGTTTAGCTGGTATGATCCCTGTAAAAAGAGCATTGTCCATTAGGCCAGTAGATGCTTTAAATAATGAATAA
- a CDS encoding ABC transporter permease, giving the protein MSILDPFREACQSLKIHTARTFSMGFGVLWAIFMLVLLVAFGNGVHNGVAQAFAKYGTKTMILWQGRSGGSHHPIPLAMATNLSEPFHAIQYVSPILWHSSHVSYATKKINASILGCDPCYLLLANLSLQEGRFFTPRDAVAADDLCVIGIAVKERLFGAASAIGKYIFLEGIGLKVVGVLDPLDASLYHESDAILLTNSLFKKIFPQRSNYVSAIRLTLLPDACPAVAETQFRAYFARHLNFDAKNPQALSLFSIAKHAAKFDAFFRNIFIFNAILGVCLLITGIVAMSNMMLVTIQERKQEMAIRRVLGSRSIEIVAMILAEVVMVTLVAGMVGFVAGFGLIQLLNKWLVPLCKDYYLATLTCPPSFILTGLGLIALASCLAGILPAIRAVNIKPVEALGSK; this is encoded by the coding sequence ATGTCTATTTTAGATCCTTTCAGGGAGGCGTGCCAGAGCCTTAAAATCCATACCGCTCGAACCTTTTCTATGGGTTTTGGTGTATTGTGGGCTATTTTTATGCTGGTGTTGCTAGTAGCATTTGGCAATGGCGTGCACAATGGTGTTGCTCAGGCATTTGCAAAGTATGGCACAAAAACCATGATCCTTTGGCAAGGCAGAAGCGGCGGTAGCCACCATCCCATTCCACTAGCCATGGCGACAAACTTATCTGAGCCATTTCATGCGATTCAATATGTTAGCCCTATATTGTGGCATAGCAGCCACGTCAGCTATGCAACAAAAAAAATCAATGCATCCATTTTGGGATGCGATCCTTGTTATCTGCTATTGGCTAATCTATCCCTACAGGAAGGGCGTTTCTTTACACCGCGCGATGCTGTGGCCGCAGATGACCTTTGTGTTATCGGCATAGCTGTCAAAGAAAGGTTATTTGGCGCAGCCTCTGCTATTGGGAAGTATATTTTTTTGGAAGGCATTGGCCTGAAAGTAGTAGGCGTATTAGATCCGTTAGATGCTAGTCTCTACCATGAATCTGATGCAATATTGCTTACCAATAGTTTGTTTAAAAAGATATTTCCTCAGCGTAGTAATTATGTAAGCGCTATTCGGTTGACCCTACTGCCTGATGCCTGTCCAGCAGTGGCTGAAACACAATTTCGCGCTTATTTTGCACGTCATTTGAACTTTGATGCCAAAAACCCACAAGCGCTTAGTCTATTTAGTATTGCCAAACATGCCGCTAAATTTGATGCCTTTTTTAGAAATATTTTTATTTTTAATGCTATACTAGGGGTATGTCTGCTGATAACAGGTATTGTAGCTATGAGTAATATGATGCTGGTAACCATTCAAGAAAGAAAACAAGAGATGGCGATTCGTAGGGTATTGGGAAGCCGTTCCATAGAAATTGTTGCGATGATTTTAGCTGAAGTGGTTATGGTCACCCTTGTGGCGGGTATGGTTGGTTTTGTAGCAGGCTTTGGACTGATCCAGTTGTTAAATAAATGGTTAGTCCCATTATGCAAAGACTATTACCTAGCTACTTTGACCTGCCCTCCTTCGTTTATCTTGACGGGGTTGGGATTGATTGCTTTGGCAAGCTGTTTGGCTGGTATCTTACCCGCTATACGTGCGGTAAATATAAAACCTGTAGAGGCATTGGGTAGCAAATAA